Below is a genomic region from Persicimonas caeni.
CAGCAGGCCCACCGACCAGGCGAGCAGCGAGATCAGCGACAGCCCCACGTAGCGCCAAGGCCGCTGCCGCATGGCTCCAAACGCCATGAAGAGCTGCAAAAATTTCTTCTCGAAGCGGTTAAGTACCGGAAGGCTCAGGAAAAACGAGCGCTTCCAGGAAAGCAATCCGAGAAAGGCGAACCCCCCGGCGAGCACCGCGGCGATGCCCAGAGACCAGCCGTATAGGCCGGTCAGGATGCCCCCGGTGATGCCGAGCAGGCAGAGCGACTGCACGTCGACGAATTTGTGGACGAGCACGCTCCCCGAGCCCTGCACGAGCGGGACGATGTCGCGAATGCCCACGGCGCGCAAAAAGTCGCTCACCCTCGACGGGGTCGCGATCGCCAGGGGGCAACTGGCCATGATGACCGACATCGTGCGCCCGAAGGGGAGCTCGAAGCCCATCGTCTGCACGATATAGCGCCAGCGGATGCCCGAAAGCAGGATGAAGACGACCAGCAGCCCCGCCGTGACCGGCAGGAGCGTCCAGTTGCCCGCCATGATCGCGTCGAGGAGCTGCTCGCCGCCGGCGAGCTTGCGGATCAGGATGTAGATGATCGCCGCGGTCGCCGTCAGAAGGAAGGCCATCTTGATGGCGTCCTTCGAGCGCGAGCGCCCGGGGGGCATGGCGTCGTCGAGGTCGCTCACTCGTCGCCTCCTGCGGCGTCAGCCGACGCGTCCGCGGGCTGGGGCGTGCTGCACATCAGCCCGACCGCGTCGATGAGGTGGCCCGAGCGGGTGACCACGCCGGTGGCGACCGTGCCCGCGGGGCACATCAACTCGAAGTCCTCGCCGCCGCTTCCCACCTCGCGGGTGCGGGTGGTCGCGCCGTGTTCGTCCGCGTCGAAATCCACTTGGGCGCAGACGGCCGACATGCGCTCGATGAGCGAGCCTTTGCCGCCGGCGATGCCGACGACGGCCTTGCCGTGGGGGCACTCGAGCGGCGTCGATTTGCCGAAGCTGAGCTTGCCGAAGCCCGGGGCCTTCCCGTGGCGTCCGCTCAGCTTATAGGCGTCGCCCTTCTTCTCGACTCCTACGCATCGCGGGCGCAGCCAGCCGAGGGCGCGGCTCTTCTTGTCGTCGGAGACGTCGAAGCCCGCGAGCGCCTCGGCCGGCCCGCAGCGCCACTGGTGCTCGGTGCCGCCGCGGCCGCCGATCGTCTCGACGTGGGGCGGCTCGGCGCCGCACAGTTCTTGTTCGGCCACGAACGGATCGGGCGGCACGCGCAGGGTGTGGAAGCGAAAGGCCGCGCTCATGTTGCCGAAGAAGCGCCCGAAGGTCAGCGGGGCCTGCACCGCCTCGAGGAGCTCGGCGAGGCGGCCGCATTGGAGCACGCGGCGCGCGGTCTGGATGCGCGGATCTTCGCCGGGGACGGGCTCGGCGAAGCGCGCGACCATCCAGGCGTCGCTCAGAGACTTCTCGTGGCCCGGGCGGCCGCGCTTTTCGATCTTGAGGTGCGAGCTCAACGGGTCGGACAGCCCGACGTGGTCGACGACGTGGACGTGCGGGCCGACGACGGTGCCCCGGATGCCCATGGCGGTGCGCTGGGCGGCCACGCCGATCTTGCGTTTGGCGACCTTGTCGCGCAGCGGATAGGTGCGCTTGCTC
It encodes:
- a CDS encoding lysylphosphatidylglycerol synthase transmembrane domain-containing protein, giving the protein MSDLDDAMPPGRSRSKDAIKMAFLLTATAAIIYILIRKLAGGEQLLDAIMAGNWTLLPVTAGLLVVFILLSGIRWRYIVQTMGFELPFGRTMSVIMASCPLAIATPSRVSDFLRAVGIRDIVPLVQGSGSVLVHKFVDVQSLCLLGITGGILTGLYGWSLGIAAVLAGGFAFLGLLSWKRSFFLSLPVLNRFEKKFLQLFMAFGAMRQRPWRYVGLSLISLLAWSVGLLILFTLTRVFGAEVALVDIIALWPIAVFVGLLPLTIGGMGTRDTAFIAMLDLVGSGPVDDAALLASTLAYGLTVLGVPAVVGIPFMLRYMHRLPEPIADDMGADDASE